Proteins encoded together in one Chitinophaga lutea window:
- a CDS encoding MATE family efflux transporter → MQVSLTNKQVIAIAAPISLSLVLPQINHMTNAAFLGHLGEFPFAVNGIAGIYYLVMHMIAYGLNNGLQVLFARRAGELNYAGMGRYFFNGFLLALFFSFFAIAITYTLAPLFFGGSLHDPQIREAAVSFIRIRIWGLPFLMLMGLCNAFYIGTGNTKLLAITSLFQEITNIVLDYGLIFGKMGLPAMGLNGAAVASIIAEGVGFLAAYSILFALKFQFKYQLFARLKPDFAAMRNILTIAAPLIIQFLFGIGSWLVFFIFIEHLGQRPLAVSNMMRSVFGLFGIFTWALAATCNTMVSNLIGQQREGDVLKIVRKIAVFAFLCAAVVSLLINLLPYQLLRVYTADASLITAAIPSIRVCTAVTLLSSVTAIIFNGVTGTGNTRVNLMIEVTAVSIYLVYCVVVVERWRSPLHWAWGAEFVYWIVMGGLAFWYLRSGRWKGKVLN, encoded by the coding sequence ATGCAGGTCAGTCTTACCAACAAACAGGTCATCGCCATCGCCGCTCCCATCAGTCTTTCGCTGGTACTGCCGCAGATCAATCATATGACCAATGCCGCTTTCCTGGGCCACCTGGGAGAGTTCCCCTTTGCCGTCAACGGCATTGCGGGGATTTATTACCTCGTGATGCATATGATTGCTTACGGACTCAACAACGGCCTGCAGGTACTGTTTGCGCGCCGGGCGGGCGAGCTCAACTACGCAGGGATGGGACGGTATTTTTTCAATGGTTTCCTGCTGGCGCTGTTTTTTTCTTTTTTCGCCATTGCCATCACTTATACGCTGGCCCCGCTTTTTTTCGGCGGCAGCCTGCACGACCCACAGATCAGGGAGGCGGCGGTTTCGTTCATCCGCATCCGCATATGGGGCCTTCCCTTTCTCATGCTGATGGGCCTCTGCAACGCCTTTTATATAGGAACGGGCAACACGAAGCTGCTGGCCATCACTTCCCTTTTCCAGGAAATCACCAACATAGTGCTCGATTACGGGCTCATCTTCGGTAAAATGGGCCTGCCGGCCATGGGCCTCAACGGCGCCGCCGTAGCCTCCATCATCGCGGAGGGCGTGGGTTTCCTCGCGGCATACAGCATCCTGTTTGCGCTGAAGTTCCAGTTCAAATACCAGCTGTTCGCCCGCCTGAAACCCGACTTCGCCGCCATGCGCAACATTCTCACCATTGCGGCCCCGCTGATCATCCAGTTTCTCTTTGGCATCGGCAGCTGGCTGGTGTTTTTTATATTTATCGAACATCTCGGCCAAAGGCCGCTCGCCGTGTCGAATATGATGCGCAGCGTGTTCGGGCTGTTCGGCATCTTCACCTGGGCGCTGGCCGCCACCTGTAACACGATGGTGAGCAACCTCATCGGCCAGCAGCGGGAAGGCGATGTGCTGAAAATCGTCCGAAAAATCGCCGTTTTTGCATTCCTGTGCGCAGCTGTGGTGAGTCTGCTGATCAACCTGCTGCCGTACCAGCTGCTGCGGGTTTACACGGCAGACGCCTCTCTGATTACGGCGGCTATCCCTTCCATCCGTGTATGCACGGCCGTTACCCTGCTATCGTCCGTGACCGCCATCATATTTAATGGTGTAACAGGCACCGGCAATACACGTGTGAATTTGATGATAGAAGTAACGGCAGTAAGCATTTACCTCGTTTATTGCGTGGTGGTGGTGGAACGCTGGCGCAGCCCGCTGCATTGGGCCTGGGGCGCCGAATTCGTGTATTGGATCGTCATGGGAGGATTGGCCTTCTGGTACCTCAGAAGCGGCCGCTGGAAAGGAAAGGTGTTGAATTAA
- the trxB gene encoding thioredoxin-disulfide reductase → MENNTTPEHVHVLIIGSGPAGYTAAIYAARANLKPVLYQGIQPGGQLTITTEVENYPGYPEGIQGPEMMVDFEKQASRMGADIRYGMATKVDFSSQPYTVEIDEEKTITADAIIIATGASAKWLGLPSEQRLNGSGVSACAVCDGFFFRGKEAAIVGAGDTAAEEALYLSKICSNVHMLVRRHEMRASKVMQDRVLKTSNIMVYWNTETLEVTGENKVDGVRILNTQTKEEKVIPVSAFFVAIGHQPNSGIFAGQLDMDEQGYIKTIPGTTKTSVEGVFACGDVQDKNYRQAVTAAGSGCMAALDAERYLSAKGH, encoded by the coding sequence ATGGAAAACAACACAACACCCGAACATGTTCACGTATTGATCATCGGTTCGGGCCCCGCAGGATACACAGCAGCCATATACGCAGCCCGTGCCAACCTGAAACCCGTTCTATACCAGGGCATCCAGCCCGGCGGTCAACTGACCATCACTACAGAAGTTGAAAACTATCCCGGTTATCCCGAAGGTATTCAGGGCCCGGAAATGATGGTGGATTTCGAAAAGCAGGCTAGCCGCATGGGCGCGGACATCCGTTACGGGATGGCCACTAAAGTGGACTTTTCTTCCCAACCTTATACAGTAGAAATCGACGAAGAAAAAACAATCACCGCGGACGCGATCATCATTGCCACCGGGGCTTCCGCCAAATGGCTGGGCCTGCCCTCGGAGCAGCGTCTCAACGGCAGCGGCGTATCTGCCTGCGCGGTGTGCGACGGCTTTTTCTTCCGAGGCAAAGAAGCAGCGATCGTAGGTGCGGGCGATACCGCCGCCGAAGAAGCGCTGTACCTCTCCAAAATATGCTCCAACGTGCATATGCTGGTGCGCCGCCACGAAATGAGAGCGTCCAAGGTAATGCAGGACCGTGTGCTGAAAACATCCAACATCATGGTGTACTGGAATACCGAAACGCTGGAAGTAACCGGTGAAAACAAGGTGGACGGGGTCCGTATCCTGAATACCCAAACCAAAGAGGAAAAAGTGATCCCCGTGAGCGCTTTCTTCGTGGCCATCGGCCACCAGCCGAACTCCGGCATCTTTGCCGGCCAGCTGGACATGGATGAGCAGGGATACATCAAAACTATCCCCGGCACCACCAAAACCAGCGTGGAAGGCGTATTCGCCTGCGGCGACGTGCAGGACAAAAACTACCGTCAGGCTGTAACGGCCGCGGGCAGCGGTTGTATGGCCGCACTGGATGCTGAAAGATACCTTTCCGCGAAAGGTCATTAA
- the folB gene encoding dihydroneopterin aldolase yields the protein MQTGREGRSSADVAGLFYSGNPFIMLHIALEGVKFYAYHGFYKEEQVIGNHFILDIKVSIHEPEHPSQLTESVNYEGLYAIAEKVMQTPQALLEQVVHDITVAIKQQYPGVQTSSVALRKQSPPFGGDVAFSAVTLEKQYVM from the coding sequence TTGCAAACCGGTCGCGAAGGGCGCAGCAGCGCCGATGTGGCCGGTTTGTTTTATTCAGGCAATCCGTTTATTATGCTGCATATCGCACTGGAAGGCGTTAAGTTTTATGCCTATCATGGTTTTTACAAAGAAGAACAGGTGATCGGCAACCACTTCATCCTGGATATCAAAGTAAGCATCCACGAGCCGGAGCACCCCTCGCAGCTCACCGAATCCGTAAACTACGAAGGCCTGTACGCCATCGCCGAAAAGGTGATGCAAACGCCGCAGGCACTACTGGAACAGGTGGTGCACGATATCACGGTCGCCATCAAACAACAATACCCCGGCGTGCAGACCTCCTCTGTAGCGCTCCGCAAACAGTCGCCCCCCTTCGGCGGCGACGTGGCTTTCTCGGCCGTGACCCTCGAAAAACAATATGTGATGTAA
- a CDS encoding tetratricopeptide repeat protein — translation MLKKAIILFFACWASLCAQAQSIEEIIAQAQQLDKQMKEGEALEKYREAVQVSPGHVLAFTQASLLAGREGARQKDKAAKQEFYNNAKVYAYEALKVEPENAEANYAMAMALNRIGQISGAKEKVAAAKEVKKYADLALKFKPDYAEAWHLIGRWNFDLYNLSTIEKAAAKVLFGGVPPGTMEEAIAAYEKCLKLKPAFVVNYYDLALAYRQNNQETLAMEVLNKGLRMRPIYQDDPGYKAEMKKMLEAMQ, via the coding sequence ATGCTTAAGAAAGCCATCATACTCTTTTTCGCCTGCTGGGCTTCTCTTTGCGCGCAGGCACAGTCGATTGAAGAAATCATTGCACAGGCGCAGCAGCTGGACAAACAGATGAAAGAAGGCGAGGCGCTCGAAAAATACAGGGAAGCCGTGCAGGTGTCGCCCGGTCATGTACTGGCCTTTACCCAGGCAAGTCTGCTGGCCGGCAGGGAAGGGGCGCGTCAGAAAGACAAAGCAGCCAAACAGGAATTTTACAACAACGCCAAGGTATATGCTTACGAAGCGCTGAAGGTGGAACCGGAAAACGCCGAAGCCAACTATGCCATGGCCATGGCGCTGAACCGCATCGGGCAGATTTCGGGGGCGAAGGAAAAAGTAGCGGCGGCCAAGGAAGTTAAAAAGTATGCGGACCTCGCGCTCAAATTCAAACCGGATTACGCGGAAGCCTGGCATCTCATCGGCCGCTGGAACTTTGACCTGTACAACCTAAGCACGATTGAAAAAGCGGCGGCCAAAGTATTGTTCGGCGGCGTACCGCCCGGCACCATGGAAGAGGCCATTGCCGCGTATGAGAAATGCCTCAAGCTGAAACCTGCCTTTGTGGTGAATTATTACGACCTCGCACTGGCCTACCGTCAGAACAACCAGGAAACACTGGCGATGGAGGTACTGAACAAAGGCCTGCGGATGCGCCCCATTTACCAGGACGACCCCGGTTACAAAGCGGAGATGAAAAAGATGCTGGAAGCGATGCAGTAG